Proteins from a genomic interval of Paenibacillus sp. FSL H8-0048:
- a CDS encoding aromatic ring-hydroxylating dioxygenase subunit alpha: protein MLEEKKRQAELELPRDCTFSPEDWRILARYWYPVATAAEVQDQPVAVKLLDMKLVCYRSGGKVVIARDLCFHRGAPLSKGWVENGEIVCPYHGFRYNCEGKCTAVPAHPSAKISPKLKLIVYPAIERYGLIWTCLADAPEQIPAFPAWEDPDYINILIPSFDIAGSSGRQMEGFLDVSHFAYVHTATFGDRNNTEVPQYKVWREGETELVAEYWSTVSNYGKGQENPAPEGFQWLREFRVFAPFAASLTVYFPDEGRLKILNCASPVSARYTRLFCPISRNFDKNAPIEDTVKFNLQVFQEDAEMVESQTPEDLPLDLQAEAHIPADRTSIAYRQLLSSLGLGQNYTS from the coding sequence ATGTTAGAGGAAAAGAAACGGCAGGCAGAGCTTGAACTCCCGCGTGATTGCACCTTCTCACCTGAAGACTGGCGCATTCTGGCCCGGTATTGGTATCCGGTGGCTACGGCAGCAGAGGTACAGGATCAGCCGGTGGCGGTCAAGCTGCTGGATATGAAGCTGGTGTGCTACCGCAGCGGAGGCAAGGTGGTTATTGCCCGGGATCTGTGTTTTCACCGGGGAGCCCCGCTGAGTAAGGGGTGGGTGGAGAACGGGGAGATTGTCTGCCCGTATCACGGGTTCCGCTATAACTGTGAAGGGAAATGTACTGCGGTACCGGCGCATCCCAGCGCCAAAATCTCGCCCAAATTGAAATTGATCGTCTATCCGGCCATCGAACGGTACGGTCTGATCTGGACCTGCCTTGCAGATGCGCCGGAGCAGATTCCCGCCTTCCCGGCCTGGGAGGACCCCGACTATATTAATATTCTGATCCCGAGCTTCGACATAGCCGGCTCTTCCGGGCGGCAGATGGAGGGGTTCCTGGATGTATCCCATTTCGCCTACGTGCATACGGCAACCTTCGGTGACCGCAATAACACTGAGGTCCCCCAGTACAAGGTATGGCGCGAAGGGGAGACGGAGCTGGTCGCCGAATACTGGAGCACGGTCAGCAACTATGGCAAAGGGCAGGAGAATCCTGCACCTGAAGGCTTCCAGTGGCTGCGGGAATTCCGTGTATTCGCCCCGTTCGCCGCATCGCTGACGGTTTATTTCCCGGATGAGGGCAGGCTGAAGATTCTGAACTGTGCTTCTCCGGTGTCGGCCCGTTATACCCGGCTGTTCTGCCCGATCTCACGCAACTTCGATAAGAACGCCCCAATCGAGGATACCGTCAAGTTCAATCTACAGGTGTTCCAGGAGGATGCGGAGATGGTAGAGTCGCAGACGCCGGAGGATCTGCCGCTGGATCTGCAGGCTGAAGCCCATATTCCGGCAGACCGGACATCCATTGCCTATAGACAGCTGCTAAGCAGCCTTGGGCTGGGGCAGAATTATACGTCCTGA
- a CDS encoding NADPH-dependent FMN reductase, with amino-acid sequence MTTLNIGIILGSTRQGRVSPQVGEWVKGIADARGDANYEIVDIADFKLPLLGESDSYAEAQAWAAKLATLDGFVFIVQEYNHSLSGALKNALDSAREEWNNKAAGIVSYGSAGGARAAEHLRGILGELSVADVRVHPLLSLFTDFENGSVFKPADLHTANVNAMLDQVLAWSGALKTLRQ; translated from the coding sequence ATGACAACACTTAATATCGGAATTATTCTTGGAAGCACACGCCAGGGCCGCGTTAGCCCGCAGGTAGGGGAATGGGTGAAGGGGATCGCTGACGCCCGTGGAGATGCTAATTACGAAATCGTAGATATTGCCGACTTCAAGCTGCCGCTGCTCGGGGAAAGCGACAGCTATGCTGAAGCTCAGGCTTGGGCAGCTAAGCTGGCTACCTTGGACGGATTCGTATTCATCGTTCAGGAATATAACCACAGTCTATCCGGGGCACTTAAGAACGCACTGGATTCTGCTCGTGAAGAATGGAACAACAAGGCTGCCGGTATCGTCAGCTACGGCTCCGCCGGAGGCGCCCGCGCCGCTGAGCATCTGCGCGGTATTCTCGGCGAGCTGTCCGTAGCCGATGTGCGTGTACACCCGCTGCTCTCGCTGTTCACCGACTTCGAGAACGGTTCTGTGTTCAAGCCTGCTGACCTGCATACTGCCAACGTCAACGCCATGTTGGATCAGGTATTGGCCTGGAGCGGCGCGCTGAAGACACTGCGCCAGTAA
- a CDS encoding LuxR C-terminal-related transcriptional regulator codes for MNKGIHTLLQLDPARGGPVLDSQQYREAVIARLRLLVPFSAACCTTVDPHTLLTTGAVTEQGLKEVHPLLFEYEYLHEDYMKYEQLAAADIPAACLSGVTGGSLGISARYRKVLQPAGFGDELRVALRTGGVCWGFLTLFRPLGQPPFQEQDCTLLASAAPLIAERLRAYASVLPVTGADRAAPEDDGILVLSEQLVPVSANTAARYWLKQIWNLEQLEEGLLPGPVRAVCLRVLGAKKSAGTGTAQARTSLPIGDGVYLTVTASLLGGPQTQLAVSFVSARSGDVFRLLAEAFTLTAREKELVELLALGLSTKELAGSLHISAYTVQDHLKSIFAKTGVSSRRELISRLLPR; via the coding sequence ATGAACAAGGGAATACATACCCTATTACAGCTTGATCCTGCCCGGGGCGGGCCGGTGCTGGATTCGCAGCAGTACCGGGAAGCGGTGATTGCCAGACTCCGCCTGCTGGTGCCGTTCTCTGCGGCCTGTTGTACGACAGTAGACCCGCATACGCTTTTAACCACAGGGGCGGTCACGGAGCAGGGACTTAAAGAGGTTCATCCGCTATTGTTCGAATATGAATATCTGCATGAGGATTATATGAAGTATGAGCAGTTAGCGGCGGCGGATATTCCGGCAGCCTGCTTAAGCGGAGTGACCGGGGGAAGCCTGGGGATAAGCGCGCGTTACCGCAAGGTGCTGCAGCCCGCCGGATTCGGGGATGAGCTGCGCGTGGCACTGCGCACAGGCGGGGTCTGCTGGGGATTCTTGACCCTATTCCGTCCGCTGGGGCAGCCGCCGTTCCAGGAGCAGGATTGCACCTTGCTGGCTTCGGCAGCTCCGCTGATCGCTGAACGTCTGCGCGCATATGCCTCTGTCCTGCCGGTAACCGGAGCGGACCGGGCAGCGCCTGAGGATGACGGAATTCTGGTGCTGAGTGAACAGTTGGTCCCGGTCAGTGCGAATACAGCGGCCCGTTACTGGCTGAAGCAGATCTGGAACCTGGAGCAGCTCGAAGAAGGGCTGCTTCCCGGTCCGGTACGTGCTGTTTGCCTGCGGGTGCTCGGCGCGAAGAAGTCTGCCGGAACCGGGACTGCTCAGGCAAGAACAAGTCTTCCAATCGGAGACGGAGTGTATCTGACGGTTACCGCAAGCCTGCTTGGCGGTCCGCAGACACAACTCGCCGTATCCTTCGTCAGTGCCCGCTCCGGCGATGTCTTCCGGCTGCTGGCCGAAGCCTTCACCCTGACTGCGCGGGAGAAGGAGCTGGTAGAGCTGCTGGCGCTGGGACTATCGACCAAGGAGCTGGCAGGATCGCTGCATATCTCCGCTTATACGGTGCAGGATCATTTGAAATCGATCTTCGCCAAGACTGGCGTGTCCAGCCGCAGAGAGCTGATCAGCCGGCTGCTTCCGCGATAA
- a CDS encoding saccharopine dehydrogenase family protein, which translates to MKTDIVVIGGYGHVGSQICRLLGARHPGKVYAAGRNLHRAEEFSRSTGGKVKPLQLSADLPLEPKLLEKVKLVIMCLDQQDTRLAEACLQTGTHYVDVSASGDFLTMLQRLDPVEHNLKAAAVLSVGLAPGLTNLLAARAVQELDHTEQIGISIMLGLGDSHGQAAMEWTVDNLGADFEITEHGRPRTVSSFTEATAADFGFDLRQHRAYRFPFSDQMTLPQILNVPSVSTRLCFDSRSMTSAAALLRRTGLSRLLRNRTLRNLAVQAFTRFRFGSERYAVKVDAYGTKDGRAASREYSITGVHEASITAQTAAGVALRLYESAPPPGVYHIEQLFSLDSHGEQCSLIPSASGGTGPSFRYPLEGMSIWTRSGRPSHA; encoded by the coding sequence ATGAAAACAGATATAGTAGTAATCGGCGGCTACGGCCATGTCGGGTCACAGATCTGCCGGCTGCTCGGGGCCCGGCACCCCGGCAAGGTATACGCGGCAGGAAGAAACCTGCACCGGGCCGAGGAATTCTCCCGCAGCACCGGAGGGAAAGTGAAACCGCTCCAGCTGAGCGCCGACCTGCCGTTGGAACCCAAGCTGCTGGAGAAGGTCAAGCTGGTCATCATGTGCCTTGATCAGCAGGACACGCGGCTGGCTGAAGCTTGTCTGCAGACCGGCACCCATTATGTAGATGTCTCGGCAAGCGGAGACTTCCTGACCATGCTGCAAAGGCTAGACCCTGTGGAGCATAATCTCAAGGCAGCGGCAGTGCTGAGTGTCGGCCTCGCTCCGGGGTTAACGAACCTGCTTGCGGCACGTGCCGTCCAGGAGCTGGACCATACGGAGCAGATCGGCATCTCGATCATGTTGGGGCTGGGCGACAGCCATGGACAGGCGGCAATGGAGTGGACGGTGGACAATCTCGGAGCCGACTTCGAGATTACCGAACACGGCAGACCGCGTACCGTCTCCAGCTTCACAGAAGCCACAGCTGCTGATTTCGGCTTTGACTTGCGGCAGCACCGCGCCTACCGCTTTCCTTTTTCGGATCAGATGACTCTGCCTCAGATCCTTAATGTCCCTTCTGTCTCGACCCGGCTCTGCTTCGATTCCCGGAGCATGACCTCAGCAGCAGCGCTGCTGCGCCGCACCGGACTGTCCCGTCTGCTGCGTAACCGGACGCTACGCAACCTTGCGGTCCAGGCGTTCACCCGCTTCCGCTTCGGCTCGGAGCGCTATGCGGTCAAAGTGGATGCTTACGGCACAAAGGACGGCAGAGCCGCTTCCAGAGAATACAGCATTACAGGCGTACATGAAGCATCCATCACAGCTCAAACGGCGGCCGGAGTTGCACTAAGACTCTACGAGTCAGCTCCACCTCCCGGTGTCTATCACATTGAGCAGCTATTCTCCCTTGATTCACACGGGGAACAATGCTCGCTAATTCCATCCGCCTCGGGCGGAACCGGGCCGTCCTTCCGTTATCCGCTGGAGGGAATGTCTATCTGGACCCGCTCCGGCCGGCCTTCACATGCTTAA
- a CDS encoding DUF817 domain-containing protein: MRAVIRLLHFGYHQAMSCIFPVAIFGTLILTDTFRLPFIHRYDLILLLLLTVQYLMYRSGLETLDEIKVICVFHVIGLVLELYKIQMGSWAYPEPGYTKLLGVPLYSGFMYASVASFMCQIWRRLQMELTGWPGLASAGLLGGAIYLNFFTHHFIPDFRWWLTALVVIIFWRTWIIYRVQGKTYRMPLVLAFAIVGFFIWLAENIATFLGAWQYPDQHGSWQLVGFGKISSWFLLVIISVIIVAQLKHVKAGRSGSR, encoded by the coding sequence TTGAGAGCCGTGATAAGGCTGCTGCACTTCGGGTATCATCAGGCGATGAGCTGTATCTTTCCGGTGGCGATCTTCGGGACTCTCATTCTTACGGACACGTTCCGGCTGCCGTTCATCCACCGCTATGATCTGATTCTGCTGCTCCTGCTCACTGTGCAGTACCTGATGTACCGGAGCGGGCTGGAGACGCTGGATGAGATCAAGGTCATCTGTGTGTTTCATGTGATCGGTCTGGTGCTGGAGCTCTATAAAATCCAAATGGGCTCCTGGGCGTACCCGGAGCCCGGCTATACGAAGCTGTTAGGCGTTCCGCTGTACAGCGGATTCATGTACGCCAGCGTGGCCAGCTTCATGTGCCAGATCTGGCGTAGGCTGCAGATGGAGCTGACCGGCTGGCCGGGCCTGGCTTCGGCAGGACTGCTGGGCGGCGCGATCTATCTGAACTTCTTCACCCACCACTTCATTCCCGATTTCAGATGGTGGCTGACAGCCCTGGTCGTGATAATTTTCTGGCGTACCTGGATCATCTACCGGGTGCAGGGCAAGACATACCGGATGCCGCTTGTGCTGGCTTTTGCCATTGTGGGGTTCTTCATCTGGCTGGCCGAGAATATCGCGACCTTCCTGGGGGCGTGGCAATACCCGGACCAGCACGGGAGCTGGCAGCTGGTAGGCTTCGGCAAGATCAGCTCATGGTTCCTGCTGGTGATTATCAGCGTAATTATTGTCGCCCAGCTTAAGCATGTGAAGGCCGGCCGGAGCGGGTCCAGATAG
- a CDS encoding helix-turn-helix domain-containing protein — MAIIVNIDVMLAKRKMSVTELTERVGITMANLSILKNGKAKAIRFSTLEAICKALDCQPGDILEYTADATE, encoded by the coding sequence ATGGCGATTATAGTGAATATTGATGTGATGCTGGCTAAGCGGAAAATGAGTGTGACCGAGCTAACGGAGCGGGTGGGAATTACGATGGCGAACCTGTCCATCCTTAAGAACGGCAAGGCCAAGGCGATCCGCTTCTCAACACTTGAGGCAATATGTAAGGCACTGGACTGCCAGCCGGGGGATATTCTGGAATATACAGCGGATGCTACAGAATGA
- a CDS encoding DUF2975 domain-containing protein, producing MNRKPGSTTFLKAVLILFALAALALCIFVVPAISDFAAELYPDHSYIQVLVMIDLYGAALPFFIALSQAYRLLGFIDRNEAFAEGSVRVLKHIKHAAVSISGMFTLGLPLFYLMAEKDDAPGIIVIGLILIFASMVIAVFAAVLQKLLNEAIALKSENDLTV from the coding sequence ATGAACCGTAAGCCAGGCTCAACCACGTTTCTGAAGGCGGTACTTATTCTGTTCGCGCTGGCTGCGCTGGCCTTGTGTATCTTTGTGGTCCCTGCCATATCTGACTTCGCGGCGGAGCTGTATCCAGACCATTCTTACATCCAGGTGCTGGTGATGATAGATCTGTACGGGGCGGCTCTGCCGTTCTTCATTGCACTGTCCCAGGCCTACAGGCTGTTAGGCTTCATTGACCGTAATGAGGCTTTCGCTGAGGGTTCGGTGCGGGTGCTGAAGCATATCAAGCATGCGGCTGTATCGATTAGCGGAATGTTCACCTTGGGGCTGCCGCTGTTCTATCTGATGGCGGAGAAGGATGATGCCCCGGGCATTATTGTGATCGGGCTGATCCTTATTTTCGCCTCCATGGTGATTGCTGTATTCGCGGCGGTACTCCAGAAGCTCCTGAATGAAGCGATAGCATTGAAATCTGAGAATGATCTGACAGTCTGA
- a CDS encoding LysR family transcriptional regulator has protein sequence MNIHALRLFYYVAETGSVTKAAARLRISQPAVTSQIKRLEKDLGLALCSPSGRGISLTPFGTELAKQAGNLFTYEERIEEFVEDYRQGRKGKLRIAATYLPANFLVPGWAARFKAGHPEMEIEITTTNSAQAFEQLQRHEADVAFYGGGAKEKPEDVDWLELFEDELWFVVAPSHPFANSTVSLPEMMQEPFVMREVGSSTRERLVSLCTTYGLKPPRVTLQFSGLGEVIRSVMAGYGTNFISSLAVRDYVEWKQLCRVHVEGIQLSNHIAVCTRKNETLSAGLQRFIDICRK, from the coding sequence ATGAACATTCACGCACTGCGGCTTTTTTATTATGTGGCCGAGACGGGAAGCGTCACCAAGGCAGCAGCCCGGCTGAGGATCAGCCAGCCTGCAGTTACCAGCCAAATCAAGAGGCTGGAGAAGGATTTGGGCCTAGCCCTGTGTAGTCCCAGCGGCCGGGGCATCTCGCTGACTCCCTTCGGGACAGAGCTGGCGAAGCAGGCAGGCAATCTCTTCACCTATGAAGAACGGATAGAAGAGTTCGTAGAGGATTACCGCCAGGGGCGGAAGGGGAAGCTGCGTATTGCCGCCACCTATCTTCCGGCGAATTTCCTGGTCCCGGGCTGGGCCGCCCGGTTCAAGGCGGGGCACCCGGAGATGGAGATTGAGATTACCACCACCAACTCGGCGCAGGCCTTTGAACAATTGCAGCGTCATGAAGCAGATGTCGCCTTTTACGGGGGCGGAGCCAAGGAGAAGCCGGAGGATGTCGACTGGCTGGAGCTGTTTGAGGATGAGTTGTGGTTTGTAGTGGCACCCTCCCACCCTTTTGCCAATAGTACGGTATCACTGCCGGAGATGATGCAGGAGCCGTTCGTGATGCGTGAGGTAGGCAGCTCCACCCGGGAGCGTCTGGTCTCGCTTTGTACAACCTACGGTCTGAAGCCGCCGCGTGTGACCCTGCAGTTCAGCGGACTGGGCGAGGTGATCCGTTCGGTTATGGCAGGGTATGGCACCAATTTCATCTCCTCACTGGCTGTGCGGGACTATGTAGAGTGGAAGCAGTTATGCCGGGTACATGTGGAGGGCATTCAGCTTAGCAACCATATTGCTGTCTGTACACGCAAGAACGAGACCCTGTCAGCCGGGCTACAGCGGTTTATTGACATCTGCCGGAAATGA
- a CDS encoding O-methyltransferase: MEEQNKWSNVDTYFNDRLLTKDPVLDAALDANAGAGLPNIDVAPNQGKLLYLLAKMKGVSNILEIGTLGGYSTIWLGRALPETGRLVSLEFEHKHVVVAEDNLRMAGLADKIEVLEGPALDSLALLEARGCEPFDFIFIDADKPNNPHYLKWALKLARPGAVIVADNVVRDGEVIDPGSADDRVQGIRQFMELLSAEPRIDATALQTVGSKGYDGFVLGIVTE, translated from the coding sequence ATGGAAGAACAGAACAAATGGAGCAACGTAGACACTTATTTCAATGACCGATTATTGACGAAAGATCCGGTCCTGGACGCTGCGCTGGATGCGAATGCAGGGGCCGGCTTACCGAATATTGATGTCGCTCCCAATCAGGGGAAGCTGCTGTATCTGCTGGCCAAGATGAAAGGGGTATCCAACATTCTGGAGATCGGCACTTTGGGCGGTTATAGCACCATCTGGCTGGGGCGGGCGTTGCCGGAGACGGGCAGACTGGTCTCACTGGAATTCGAGCACAAGCATGTTGTAGTAGCTGAGGATAACCTTAGAATGGCGGGGTTAGCAGACAAAATTGAAGTGCTGGAAGGTCCGGCTCTGGATTCGCTGGCGCTGCTGGAAGCCCGGGGCTGTGAGCCGTTTGACTTCATCTTCATTGATGCCGACAAGCCGAACAATCCGCATTACCTGAAGTGGGCGCTGAAGCTGGCGCGGCCGGGCGCGGTCATCGTAGCGGATAACGTGGTGCGTGACGGCGAGGTGATTGACCCGGGCAGTGCGGATGACCGGGTTCAAGGCATCCGGCAGTTCATGGAGCTGCTCTCCGCAGAGCCGCGTATAGACGCTACTGCACTGCAGACGGTAGGCAGCAAGGGTTATGACGGATTCGTGCTTGGAATTGTTACCGAATAA
- a CDS encoding metal ABC transporter substrate-binding protein has translation MVKIITVSLLLILLAACSNTSKGGADDGKLQIVATYSIIADMTRNITGDKADVYSMVPIGTDPHMYDPLPADTGRVSGADLIFYNGLNLETGKGWFQDLLKVTKKEAAAFAVSEEVTPMYLTEKGKESQVDPHAWLDIQNAVKYVDVITARVIERDPDNKQYYLDNQTAYVKELTELDQYAKEAVSKVTQEKRVLVTSEGAFKYFSRAYGFESAFIWEINTDSQGTPEQMNRIIGIIKEKQIPALFLETSVNPKTMETISRETGVPVHSKIFTDSLAKEGEDGDTYLKMIKWNIDKVIEGLSKE, from the coding sequence ATCGTCAAAATCATAACCGTATCCCTGCTCCTTATCTTACTCGCAGCATGCTCCAACACCAGTAAGGGGGGAGCGGATGACGGCAAGCTGCAGATTGTGGCCACGTATTCGATCATTGCAGACATGACGCGGAATATCACTGGAGATAAGGCGGACGTCTACAGTATGGTGCCTATCGGCACAGATCCGCATATGTATGATCCGCTACCCGCAGATACAGGCAGGGTTTCCGGCGCGGACCTTATTTTCTATAACGGCTTGAATCTGGAGACCGGCAAGGGCTGGTTCCAGGATCTGCTCAAGGTGACCAAAAAGGAAGCGGCCGCGTTTGCTGTCTCCGAAGAGGTCACGCCGATGTACCTGACCGAGAAGGGGAAGGAGTCCCAGGTTGACCCTCATGCCTGGCTGGATATCCAGAACGCGGTCAAATATGTGGATGTCATTACCGCACGTGTGATCGAACGGGACCCGGACAACAAGCAGTATTATCTGGATAACCAGACCGCGTACGTGAAGGAGCTGACGGAGCTGGATCAGTATGCTAAGGAAGCTGTGAGCAAGGTCACGCAGGAGAAGCGCGTGCTGGTGACCAGTGAAGGGGCCTTTAAATACTTTTCCCGGGCCTATGGCTTCGAGTCTGCCTTCATCTGGGAGATCAACACCGACAGCCAGGGAACACCGGAGCAGATGAACCGGATCATCGGCATCATCAAGGAGAAGCAGATTCCGGCGTTATTCCTGGAGACGAGTGTCAATCCCAAGACGATGGAGACGATTTCCCGCGAGACCGGGGTGCCGGTCCACTCCAAGATTTTCACAGATTCTCTGGCTAAGGAAGGCGAAGACGGAGACACCTACCTGAAGATGATTAAGTGGAATATCGATAAGGTGATTGAGGGCTTGTCGAAGGAATAG
- a CDS encoding metal ABC transporter permease, giving the protein MLESLSGLLNIPVYALNAGLSAIILGIVSGALGSFIVLRKMSLMGDALSHAVLPGVALSYILGINMLLGASLFGLLAAILIQFITSRSNIKSDTSIGIILSSFFALGIVLITFARSGLDLTHILFGNILAVPQSELLQSFIIMLAVLAIITLLYKELLISSFDPVVAKAYGLKTGLYHYLLMMLLSVVTVSSLSQVGIVLVIAMLVIPAATSYLWSNSLLHMIVLASAVGAASGIIGVYVSFRYNLPTSATIVLVGVTLFSISFIISPKNNFLRKGLKQA; this is encoded by the coding sequence ATGCTTGAGTCCTTATCCGGTCTACTGAATATTCCGGTATACGCCCTGAACGCCGGGTTATCTGCGATTATCCTCGGGATTGTCTCGGGGGCGCTGGGCAGCTTCATCGTTCTGCGCAAAATGTCGCTGATGGGCGATGCCTTATCTCACGCGGTGCTTCCGGGCGTCGCCCTGTCTTATATTCTGGGCATTAACATGCTGCTGGGCGCTTCGTTGTTCGGACTGTTAGCCGCTATTCTTATTCAATTCATCACCAGCCGCAGCAATATCAAGAGCGATACCTCCATCGGCATCATTCTCAGCTCGTTCTTTGCACTCGGTATCGTCCTGATTACATTTGCCCGCAGCGGGCTGGATCTCACCCATATTCTGTTTGGCAATATTCTGGCGGTTCCGCAATCCGAGCTGCTGCAATCCTTCATCATCATGCTGGCGGTGCTTGCCATTATTACACTGCTGTACAAGGAGCTGCTGATCAGTTCATTCGATCCGGTGGTAGCGAAGGCGTACGGGCTGAAGACCGGCTTGTATCATTATCTGCTGATGATGCTGCTCTCCGTAGTGACCGTCTCCTCCTTGTCCCAGGTCGGGATTGTGCTGGTCATTGCCATGCTGGTCATCCCGGCAGCCACCTCGTATCTGTGGTCCAATTCCTTGCTGCATATGATCGTATTAGCGTCCGCAGTTGGGGCAGCCTCGGGGATCATCGGCGTATACGTGAGTTTCCGCTACAATCTGCCGACAAGTGCAACAATCGTGCTGGTAGGCGTCACCCTGTTCAGCATTTCATTCATCATATCGCCCAAGAATAATTTTCTGCGGAAAGGACTGAAGCAAGCATGA
- a CDS encoding metal ABC transporter ATP-binding protein: MQIKGLNVDYFGNSALEGVTLDIPFGHSVGIIGPNGAGKSTFIKALLDVIKKRSGTVKAEGKDIALYRRNIAYVPQKNDIDLTFPITVKDTVLTGTFPNLKLFRRSGKKERNIAERSMAMVEIGDLADKQISNLSGGQLQRVFIARALAQEASVFFLDEPFVGIDMVSERIIVNLFKQLREEGKTILVVHHDLHEVEEYFDKIILLNKQLIAFGDVQDTFTTENIRRAYGTSLGNVMIQGAGGAAHA, from the coding sequence ATTCAGATTAAAGGCTTGAACGTTGATTATTTCGGCAATTCAGCGCTGGAAGGAGTGACGCTCGATATCCCCTTCGGGCATTCGGTCGGCATTATCGGGCCCAATGGTGCGGGGAAGTCTACGTTCATTAAGGCGCTGCTGGATGTGATCAAGAAGAGAAGCGGAACGGTGAAGGCAGAGGGCAAGGACATTGCCCTGTACAGACGGAATATCGCCTACGTGCCGCAGAAGAACGATATTGACCTGACGTTTCCCATTACTGTTAAGGATACGGTGCTGACCGGAACCTTTCCGAACCTGAAGCTGTTCCGGCGTTCAGGCAAGAAGGAGCGGAATATTGCGGAGCGCAGCATGGCGATGGTGGAGATCGGTGACCTTGCGGATAAGCAAATCAGTAACTTGTCCGGCGGGCAGCTACAGCGGGTGTTTATCGCCCGGGCGCTGGCCCAGGAGGCCAGTGTGTTTTTCCTGGATGAGCCGTTTGTCGGCATTGATATGGTCAGTGAGCGCATCATTGTGAACCTGTTCAAGCAGCTCCGTGAGGAAGGCAAGACCATTCTGGTGGTGCATCATGACCTGCATGAGGTCGAAGAATACTTCGATAAAATCATTCTGCTCAACAAGCAGCTGATCGCCTTTGGAGATGTGCAGGATACCTTCACCACAGAGAATATCCGCCGAGCTTACGGTACTTCCTTGGGCAATGTGATGATCCAGGGGGCAGGAGGTGCCGCTCATGCTTGA